A genome region from Sphingobium sp. WTD-1 includes the following:
- the kdsB gene encoding 3-deoxy-manno-octulosonate cytidylyltransferase codes for MVIPARAGSSRLPRKPLRLIAGRSLLHRTIAMARAAIGVRAGVALVVATDDDEIAAHAQAADCDAVMTDSMIATGSGRALAAARAQATQPDFVVNLQGDSPFQPKGALGAVIEALDAGAQVATPVIGLDWAALDALRDHKQRSPFSGTTCARGADGRALWFSKTIIPAIRDEDRLRAAGPISPVWRHVGLYGYAYDALARFEASPPTALENLEGLEQLRLLELGIDIMTVPVDPPVFDSSGIDTEADIQRVEALIAAHGDPTPALS; via the coding sequence GTGGTCATTCCGGCGCGGGCGGGTTCGTCCCGCCTGCCGCGCAAGCCGCTGCGCCTCATCGCGGGGCGCAGCCTGCTGCATCGCACGATCGCCATGGCGCGCGCGGCGATCGGTGTGCGCGCCGGCGTCGCTCTGGTCGTCGCCACCGATGATGACGAGATTGCAGCCCATGCGCAGGCCGCCGACTGCGACGCGGTGATGACCGACAGCATGATCGCCACCGGTTCCGGCCGCGCGCTCGCTGCCGCCCGCGCGCAGGCCACGCAGCCCGACTTCGTCGTCAATCTCCAGGGCGACTCGCCTTTCCAGCCCAAGGGAGCGCTGGGCGCGGTGATCGAGGCGCTGGATGCCGGCGCGCAGGTCGCGACCCCGGTGATCGGGCTCGACTGGGCCGCGCTCGATGCGCTGCGCGACCATAAGCAACGCTCGCCCTTCAGCGGCACCACCTGCGCGCGCGGCGCGGATGGCCGGGCGCTCTGGTTCTCCAAGACGATCATTCCCGCCATCCGCGACGAGGACAGGCTGCGCGCCGCCGGTCCCATATCCCCCGTCTGGCGCCATGTCGGCCTTTATGGCTATGCCTATGACGCGCTCGCCCGGTTCGAGGCATCGCCGCCCACGGCGCTCGAAAATCTGGAAGGGCTGGAGCAGTTGCGGCTGCTGGAGCTGGGCATCGATATCATGACCGTCCCGGTCGATCCGCCCGTCTTCGACAGCAGCGGCATCGATACCGAGGCTGATATCCAGCGGGTCGAGGCGCTGATCGCCGCCCATGGAGACCCGACGCCGGCCCTGTCATGA
- a CDS encoding histidine phosphatase family protein translates to MSRRIFVIRHGNTFASSADARRVGAGTDIPLVDSGMVQAQHLASYFAAQSLGTVRLYSGPLQRARQTAAPIAAALDHPVDAILPWLDEIDHGPDEGQPEATVVARLGEAAIAAWDRDGIVPDGWTVDAPARIAAWRTWFAAEGEGTELLVTSNGAARFALLALGLSHGQLKLRTGAFGELVVDAPGQVRLLRWDERP, encoded by the coding sequence ATGAGCCGGCGCATCTTCGTCATCCGCCACGGCAACACCTTCGCCTCCAGCGCCGATGCGCGCCGGGTCGGGGCCGGCACCGACATTCCGCTGGTCGACAGCGGCATGGTGCAGGCCCAGCATCTCGCCAGCTATTTCGCGGCCCAGTCGCTCGGCACCGTACGCCTCTACAGCGGCCCGTTGCAGCGCGCGCGCCAGACCGCGGCGCCGATCGCGGCCGCGCTCGACCATCCGGTCGACGCCATCCTCCCCTGGCTCGACGAGATCGACCATGGCCCGGACGAGGGGCAGCCGGAGGCGACCGTCGTGGCGCGTCTTGGCGAAGCGGCTATCGCCGCCTGGGACCGGGACGGCATCGTGCCCGATGGCTGGACCGTCGACGCCCCCGCGCGCATCGCTGCCTGGCGCACCTGGTTCGCCGCAGAAGGGGAGGGGACGGAATTGCTGGTCACCAGCAACGGCGCCGCCCGCTTCGCCCTGCTGGCGCTGGGCCTCTCCCATGGTCAGCTCAAGCTGCGCACCGGGGCCTTTGGCGAACTGGTCGTCGATGCGCCGGGGCAGGTGCGGCTGCTGCGCTGGGACGAGCGCCCCTAG
- a CDS encoding LptA/OstA family protein, which yields MKRILILLSTVALGATGLLYAGADAQVFKNHDSNAPVNFTADRIEVQDRADRVVVSGNVEVTQAGMTLNAARMTVAYKQQPNGAANTGNGVEIQRIDASGNVVITKADQTARGNVAIYDLNAKLITMVGNVSLTQGVNRLTGGRLVMDLNSGRTTVDGRSTGGAGTSTSPSGRVSGTFTVPQRKN from the coding sequence ATGAAACGCATCCTCATCCTGCTGTCGACCGTTGCGCTGGGCGCGACCGGCCTCCTCTACGCCGGCGCCGATGCGCAGGTGTTCAAGAATCATGACAGCAATGCGCCGGTGAACTTCACCGCCGACCGGATCGAGGTGCAGGACCGCGCCGACCGGGTCGTGGTGTCGGGCAATGTCGAGGTGACGCAGGCCGGCATGACGCTGAACGCCGCCCGCATGACCGTCGCCTACAAGCAGCAGCCCAATGGCGCGGCCAACACCGGCAATGGCGTGGAAATCCAGCGCATCGACGCGTCGGGCAATGTCGTCATCACCAAGGCCGACCAGACCGCGCGCGGCAATGTCGCCATCTACGACCTCAATGCCAAGCTGATCACCATGGTCGGCAATGTCTCGCTGACCCAGGGCGTCAACCGCCTGACCGGCGGACGGCTGGTGATGGACCTCAACAGCGGCCGCACCACGGTCGACGGCCGCTCGACCGGCGGCGCCGGCACATCGACCAGCCCCAGCGGCCGCGTGTCGGGCACCTTCACGGTGCCGCAGCGCAAGAACTGA
- a CDS encoding LPS export ABC transporter periplasmic protein LptC has translation MSIQAEQQRHARRHWARPGGSHDRLVRLLKNYLPVAVGVLTALLATAPFTGGDKVSFVLDKNKVEVAKERMRVSEALYRGQDSKGQPFSLRAGSAVQKSSREPIVDLNAMSARILLPEGPAVLNAQKGRYDMETERVAIVGPVQFEAAGGYRLVTRDVGIDLQTRRMKSAGRVDGRIPIGTFSGDHLEADMNARTVTLNGRATLRIEQNGLKGQN, from the coding sequence ATGTCCATCCAGGCCGAGCAGCAACGCCACGCACGCCGTCACTGGGCGCGGCCGGGCGGCAGCCATGACCGGCTGGTGCGTCTGCTCAAAAACTATCTGCCGGTGGCGGTCGGCGTGCTGACCGCCCTGCTGGCCACCGCCCCCTTCACCGGCGGCGACAAGGTCAGCTTCGTGCTCGACAAGAACAAGGTCGAGGTGGCGAAGGAACGGATGCGCGTGTCCGAAGCGCTGTATCGCGGGCAGGACAGCAAGGGCCAGCCCTTCTCGCTGCGCGCCGGCTCTGCCGTGCAGAAAAGCTCGCGCGAGCCGATCGTCGACCTCAACGCGATGTCGGCGCGCATATTGCTGCCCGAGGGGCCAGCGGTGCTGAACGCGCAAAAGGGCCGCTATGACATGGAAACCGAGCGAGTCGCGATCGTCGGCCCGGTCCAGTTCGAGGCGGCCGGGGGATATCGCCTGGTCACCCGCGACGTCGGCATCGATTTGCAGACGCGACGGATGAAGAGCGCGGGCCGGGTCGACGGGCGCATCCCGATCGGCACGTTCAGCGGCGACCATCTGGAAGCGGACATGAATGCACGCACGGTCACGCTCAACGGCCGGGCAACCTTGCGCATCGAGCAAAATGGTCTCAAAGGGCAGAACTGA
- a CDS encoding ribonuclease D — translation MTVHFHEEDLPEGVLAPGPIAVDTETMGLITPRDRLCVVQISDGKGDEHLVRFNPGSDYAAPNLKAVLADPERIKIYHFGRFDIAAIQHYLGVVAAPVYCTKIASKLVRTYTDRHGLKELVRELLGQDISKQQQSSDWGGPNLSEAQKDYAASDVRFLHQLKVELDKRLTREGRMELAQACFDFLPHRAALDLAGWPENDIFSHM, via the coding sequence ATGACCGTCCATTTCCATGAAGAAGATCTGCCCGAGGGCGTCCTTGCCCCCGGCCCGATCGCCGTCGATACCGAAACCATGGGGCTCATCACCCCGCGCGATCGCCTGTGCGTCGTCCAGATCAGCGACGGCAAGGGCGACGAGCATCTGGTCCGCTTCAACCCCGGCAGCGATTATGCCGCGCCGAACCTGAAGGCGGTGCTGGCCGATCCCGAGCGGATCAAGATCTATCATTTCGGCCGATTCGATATCGCCGCGATCCAGCATTATCTGGGCGTCGTTGCAGCCCCCGTCTATTGCACCAAGATCGCGTCGAAGCTGGTGCGCACCTATACCGACCGCCATGGCCTGAAGGAACTGGTCCGCGAACTGCTGGGCCAGGACATCAGCAAGCAGCAGCAGTCGAGCGACTGGGGCGGCCCGAACCTGTCCGAGGCGCAGAAGGATTATGCCGCATCGGACGTGCGCTTCCTGCATCAGTTGAAGGTCGAACTGGACAAGCGCCTGACCCGCGAAGGCCGGATGGAACTGGCCCAGGCCTGTTTCGACTTCCTGCCCCATCGCGCGGCGCTGGACCTGGCGGGCTGGCCCGAGAACGACATCTTCTCGCACATGTAA
- a CDS encoding cold-shock protein has protein sequence MSFDRGRRGGRGKDKRDGFGDDNFYDQGSGGGFGGGGFGDRGGFGGGFGGGDRGRGGFGGGDRGGFGGGGFGGGGRGGFGGGGGGFGGGGGGGRGMPAQVVGEGKGVVKFFNGQKGFGFIVRDDGGEDVFVHISAVEQAGLTGLAEGQPLGFTLVDRGGKVSATDLVIDGEPLPVTDRAPPREPREPRAGGFGGAERGPQRQLTGERASGTVKFFNAMKGFGFIQRDDGQPDAFVHISAVERAGMGALNEGDRLDFELEVDRRGKYAAVNLQSKAD, from the coding sequence ATGAGTTTTGACAGAGGGCGCCGCGGCGGGCGCGGCAAGGATAAGCGCGACGGTTTCGGCGACGACAATTTCTACGACCAGGGCAGCGGCGGCGGCTTCGGCGGCGGTGGCTTTGGTGACCGCGGCGGCTTCGGTGGCGGCTTCGGCGGTGGTGATCGTGGTCGAGGTGGCTTCGGCGGTGGTGATCGCGGTGGCTTCGGCGGCGGTGGTTTCGGCGGCGGTGGCCGCGGTGGCTTCGGCGGCGGCGGTGGCGGCTTTGGTGGCGGCGGCGGCGGTGGTCGCGGCATGCCGGCCCAGGTCGTTGGCGAAGGCAAGGGTGTCGTCAAGTTCTTCAACGGCCAGAAGGGTTTCGGCTTCATCGTTCGTGACGATGGCGGCGAAGACGTGTTCGTTCACATCAGCGCGGTCGAGCAGGCCGGCCTGACCGGTCTGGCCGAAGGTCAGCCGCTCGGCTTCACCCTGGTGGATCGTGGTGGCAAGGTGTCGGCGACCGATCTGGTCATCGACGGCGAACCGCTCCCCGTGACCGATCGTGCGCCGCCGCGTGAACCGCGCGAACCCCGCGCCGGTGGTTTCGGTGGTGCAGAGCGTGGCCCGCAGCGTCAGCTGACCGGCGAACGCGCCAGCGGCACGGTCAAGTTCTTCAACGCCATGAAGGGCTTCGGCTTCATCCAGCGTGATGACGGCCAGCCGGACGCTTTCGTCCACATCAGCGCTGTCGAACGCGCCGGCATGGGCGCCCTGAACGAGGGCGACCGTCTGGACTTCGAACTGGAAGTCGATCGTCGCGGCAAGTACGCGGCCGTCAATCTCCAGTCCAAGGCCGACTGA
- a CDS encoding TonB-dependent receptor: protein MKQALIRRLLATAAAGPALMLATAQAQDSAAPAPQADAGAGEIIVTARKRDERLIDVPVAVSALSTDQIERYATTSFQAISQQVPQLVIAESQNQVGGSINLRGIGAGISNPSTETAVTLNFDGVPISYGNAIRLGQIDLGRVEVLKGPQALFYGKNSPGGIVSLISQDPGKDFEAKLRTGYEFMADQRFVEASASVPLTDGLAARVVGYYSKEDGWFRNVAEPIAGITPGRGADSLNSEDVFVRGTLAYDAGGSTRIKAKVNYGQRERDGVGPTGLSQIIYCPAGVSRYGSTACTLNRNFYDAILAPATAASDPSYGDGVPFMKSKQFLASLSIDQDLGDAYTLSSVTGYYRLRERSVDSFTFSNNPYFGASNDITAKGFSQELRLASDYDGPLNFLVGGFFQDAHFLTRQAFTTNFGAPFVVGSTYYDVHTKATSVFGQLRYKIAELLELAVGGRYSWEDKSLTGTSLGSPIQILGPKQNYADFSPDVTLTWRPDSDRTVYAAYREGFTSGGFNTVPTRLRTDADQSRAAIDLSYDQMTAKGGEIGTKGYVADRQILYDLVGYYYKYSGLQLSRYDNASFTQLTQNAGGAEIKGAELSLTIRPRTLAGLTFNTAIAYNNARYTDFIGGCYAGQSIAQGCNLNPLNPNLPQSTWGTAANPYQNQDQTGQRLFRAPEIAITGGFTYDHSFAGRLGGSLSVDFNYSSAYVTQTEGNPKTLQDDYVQLNAALSINGGAGKPWELSLIGRNLTNKLIIVGGSVVGASAAGTGTNVVREGDILGSLGAPRAVMLQLTVKSGLLGGR, encoded by the coding sequence ATGAAGCAGGCCCTGATCCGCCGTCTGCTGGCGACTGCCGCTGCCGGCCCGGCCCTGATGCTCGCAACCGCACAGGCTCAGGATAGCGCCGCACCCGCACCCCAGGCTGACGCCGGGGCGGGGGAGATCATCGTCACCGCCCGCAAGCGTGACGAGCGGCTGATCGACGTGCCGGTTGCCGTCTCGGCGCTCTCGACCGACCAGATCGAACGCTATGCCACCACGAGCTTCCAGGCGATCAGCCAGCAGGTGCCGCAACTGGTCATCGCCGAATCGCAGAATCAGGTCGGTGGCTCGATCAACCTGCGCGGCATCGGCGCCGGCATCTCCAACCCCTCGACCGAAACCGCCGTGACCCTGAATTTCGACGGCGTGCCGATCAGCTATGGCAACGCCATCCGCCTGGGCCAGATAGACCTTGGCCGGGTCGAGGTGCTCAAGGGGCCGCAGGCGCTCTTCTATGGCAAGAACAGCCCAGGCGGTATCGTCTCGCTCATCTCCCAGGATCCGGGCAAGGATTTCGAGGCGAAGCTGCGCACCGGCTATGAATTCATGGCCGACCAGCGCTTTGTCGAGGCCAGCGCCTCGGTGCCGCTGACCGACGGCCTCGCCGCCCGCGTCGTCGGCTATTATTCCAAGGAGGATGGCTGGTTCCGCAACGTTGCCGAGCCGATCGCCGGCATCACGCCGGGGCGCGGCGCCGACAGCCTCAATTCCGAAGATGTCTTCGTCCGCGGCACGCTCGCCTATGATGCGGGCGGATCGACCCGGATCAAGGCGAAGGTCAATTATGGCCAGCGCGAACGGGACGGCGTCGGTCCCACCGGCCTCAGCCAGATCATCTACTGCCCCGCCGGCGTCAGCCGCTATGGCTCGACCGCCTGCACGCTCAACCGCAATTTCTACGACGCCATCCTCGCGCCGGCGACCGCCGCCAGCGATCCCAGCTATGGCGATGGTGTGCCCTTCATGAAGTCGAAGCAGTTCCTCGCCTCGCTCAGCATCGACCAGGATCTGGGCGACGCCTATACCCTGTCCTCGGTCACCGGCTATTACCGCCTGCGCGAACGCTCGGTCGACAGCTTCACTTTCTCCAACAACCCTTATTTCGGCGCATCGAACGACATCACTGCCAAGGGCTTCAGCCAGGAACTGCGCCTCGCGTCCGACTATGACGGGCCATTGAACTTCCTCGTCGGCGGCTTCTTCCAGGACGCCCATTTCCTGACGCGTCAGGCCTTCACCACCAATTTCGGCGCGCCCTTCGTGGTCGGATCGACCTATTATGACGTCCATACCAAGGCGACCTCGGTCTTCGGCCAGTTGCGCTACAAGATCGCGGAGCTGCTCGAACTGGCTGTCGGCGGCCGCTATAGCTGGGAAGACAAGTCGCTGACCGGCACCTCGCTCGGCAGCCCGATCCAGATTCTCGGCCCCAAGCAGAATTATGCCGATTTCTCGCCCGACGTGACGCTCACCTGGCGCCCCGACAGCGACCGCACCGTCTATGCCGCCTATCGCGAGGGCTTCACCTCGGGCGGTTTCAACACCGTGCCGACGCGTCTGCGCACCGATGCGGACCAGAGCCGCGCCGCGATCGACCTGTCCTATGACCAGATGACCGCGAAGGGCGGCGAGATCGGTACCAAGGGCTATGTCGCCGATCGGCAGATCCTCTACGATCTGGTCGGCTATTATTATAAATATAGCGGACTCCAGTTGTCGCGCTACGATAACGCCTCCTTCACCCAGCTGACCCAGAATGCGGGCGGGGCGGAGATCAAGGGCGCGGAACTCAGCCTCACCATCCGGCCGCGCACGCTGGCGGGCCTGACGTTCAACACAGCGATCGCCTACAACAACGCCCGCTACACCGATTTCATCGGCGGCTGCTATGCGGGCCAGTCGATCGCGCAGGGCTGCAATCTCAATCCGCTCAACCCCAATCTGCCGCAATCGACCTGGGGCACGGCGGCCAATCCCTATCAGAATCAGGACCAGACCGGCCAACGCCTGTTCCGCGCGCCCGAAATCGCGATCACCGGCGGCTTCACCTATGACCACAGCTTCGCCGGCCGGCTCGGTGGATCGCTGTCGGTCGATTTCAATTACAGCAGCGCCTATGTCACCCAGACGGAGGGCAACCCCAAGACGCTGCAGGATGATTATGTCCAGCTCAACGCAGCCCTTTCGATCAATGGCGGCGCAGGCAAGCCCTGGGAATTGTCGCTGATCGGCCGCAACCTCACCAACAAGCTGATCATCGTCGGCGGATCGGTGGTGGGCGCGAGCGCGGCCGGCACCGGCACCAACGTCGTGCGCGAAGGCGACATATTGGGTTCGCTCGGCGCCCCGCGCGCGGT